A single region of the Drosophila miranda strain MSH22 chromosome 2, D.miranda_PacBio2.1, whole genome shotgun sequence genome encodes:
- the LOC108154614 gene encoding uncharacterized protein LOC108154614 produces the protein MPPKSGRARVLPSDRGRDLVRRGGVAFDAAVVNATQGVPSVGSVALGLHDDDDDDGVSGAEGLTKTRCMMSDERFLHPMSCSVFTLSSAPAIRATQYWRFPQPKGGSSQNSPCFL, from the exons ATGCCACCCAAATCTGGTCGAGCTCGGGTGCTGCCATCGGATCGGGGCAGGGACCTTGTGCGGCGCGGTGG TGTTGCCTTTGACGCTGCAGTCGTCAATGCCACTCAGGGGGTGCCGAGTGTTGGGTCGGTTGCCCTGGGACTtcacgatgatgatgacgatgacggcGTCAGCGGTGCCGAAGGGCTGACCAAGACACGATGCATGATGAGTGATGAGCGGTTTCTCCATCCCATGTCCTGTTCTGTGTTTACTTTGAGCTCGGCTCCAGCAATTAGGGCGACACAATACTGGCGCTTCCCACAGCCAAAAGGAGGTTCGTCTCAAAATAGTCCTTGCTTTCTTTGA